Proteins encoded together in one Microbacterium sp. ABRD28 window:
- a CDS encoding general stress protein — MSMMGGGRLPQGLGEPGQAIASFPTYEAAQKAVSTLIAAEIPARDIAIVGHDLRSVERVTGRLGYAEAARSGAINGLLLGMLFSAILVLGSPSVPIQAFVGVLFVGIAIGMLLSLITYSLVRRRRDFASVMQVIAERYDVTVSASDVAKARGVLGPRAHSPAPAAEPVDAAAVAPAAPAGPGTGETADAGSGAATPADAEPPRYGERVSPPVSSGRDADEGSASEPR; from the coding sequence ATGAGCATGATGGGTGGAGGGCGCCTGCCGCAGGGTTTGGGGGAACCGGGTCAGGCCATCGCGAGCTTCCCGACGTACGAAGCAGCCCAGAAGGCCGTCTCGACCCTGATCGCGGCGGAGATCCCCGCCCGCGACATCGCGATCGTCGGCCACGACCTGCGCTCGGTCGAACGCGTCACCGGGCGGCTGGGATATGCCGAGGCGGCGCGATCGGGCGCCATCAACGGTCTGCTGCTGGGCATGCTGTTCTCCGCGATCCTCGTCCTCGGGTCTCCCTCCGTCCCGATCCAGGCCTTCGTCGGCGTGCTGTTCGTCGGCATCGCCATCGGCATGCTCCTGAGCCTCATCACCTATTCGCTTGTGCGCCGCCGGCGCGATTTCGCCTCCGTCATGCAGGTGATCGCCGAACGCTACGACGTCACTGTCAGCGCGTCCGACGTCGCGAAGGCACGCGGCGTGCTGGGTCCGCGTGCGCACTCGCCCGCGCCGGCCGCCGAACCGGTCGACGCGGCCGCGGTCGCCCCCGCGGCTCCGGCCGGGCCGGGGACCGGTGAGACGGCGGATGCCGGGTCGGGCGCCGCGACGCCCGCTGATGCCGAGCCTCCCCGCTACGGCGAACGGGTGTCTCCTCCCGTGTCGTCCGGACGAGATGCCGACGAGGGCTCTGCGTCCGAGCCGAGATGA
- a CDS encoding Sec-independent protein translocase TatB, translating into MFFGITIEKLLLIGVIAALLIGPERLPRYAESLARFTRRTRDFLQGAKTRVRDEMGSDFDDVDWRSLDPRQYDPRRIIREALLDDAPVATVRAAQAASVVTAMEAAPARKTSLAAGEQPPFDSEAT; encoded by the coding sequence ATGTTCTTCGGGATCACGATCGAGAAGCTTCTGCTGATCGGCGTGATCGCCGCTTTGCTCATCGGCCCCGAACGGCTGCCCCGCTACGCCGAGTCGCTGGCCCGGTTCACCCGCCGTACCCGCGACTTCCTCCAGGGGGCGAAGACGCGGGTGCGCGACGAGATGGGGTCGGATTTCGACGACGTCGACTGGCGGTCGTTGGACCCCCGCCAGTACGATCCCCGTCGCATCATCCGGGAGGCACTTCTCGACGACGCGCCCGTGGCCACCGTCCGCGCGGCACAGGCCGCGTCGGTCGTGACGGCGATGGAAGCCGCGCCCGCGCGTAAGACGTCGCTCGCCGCCGGCGAGCAGCCGCCCTTCGACAGCGAAGCCACCTGA
- a CDS encoding aminopeptidase P family protein: protein MSTSGDTTSNTTTNRRQPFPRGFLDSISSGWAERPDSLPPRRPQAPYAAARRERLSAAFPGRRLVIPAGEMKQRSNDTDFPFRAHSAFSHLTGWGSDSEPGAVLVMDPLPEGGHRATLYFRERADRTTAEFYADASIGEFWIGPRPALAGVAADLGLETRHVDDFLTADGDLLLDVDAELTRAVSELRLVKDAFEVEQMRLAVAATARGFDDIVAELPRVLAHPRGERVVEGVFHLRARTDGNGEGYDTIAASGPHACYLHWTRNDGTVAPGDLILIDAGVEVDSLYTADITRTIPVSGRFTDVQRRVYETVREAADAAFAAARPGVTFRSVHEAAMRVIAQRTAEWGLLPVTAEEALDADRGGQHRRYMVHGTSHHLGIDVHDCAQARREMYYDGILEPGMVFTIEPGLYFQIDDLTVPEEYRGIGVRIEDDVLMTADGPENLSASIPRTADEVEEWIARHASTAPTAL from the coding sequence ATGAGCACCTCCGGCGACACCACCTCGAACACGACCACCAATCGCCGTCAGCCGTTCCCCCGGGGCTTCCTCGACAGCATCTCCTCGGGGTGGGCCGAGCGGCCCGACTCCCTCCCGCCGCGGCGGCCTCAGGCGCCGTACGCCGCGGCGCGGCGCGAACGGCTGTCGGCAGCCTTCCCCGGGCGTCGCCTGGTGATCCCCGCGGGCGAGATGAAGCAGCGCAGCAACGACACAGACTTCCCCTTCCGCGCCCACTCGGCGTTCTCCCACCTGACCGGCTGGGGCTCGGATTCCGAACCGGGTGCGGTGCTGGTGATGGATCCTCTACCCGAGGGCGGCCACCGCGCCACTCTGTACTTCCGTGAGCGCGCCGACCGCACGACGGCGGAGTTCTACGCCGACGCGTCGATCGGCGAGTTCTGGATCGGACCGCGGCCCGCTCTCGCCGGCGTCGCTGCAGACCTGGGCCTCGAGACCCGCCATGTGGACGACTTCCTGACGGCCGACGGAGACCTGCTTCTCGACGTCGACGCCGAGCTGACCCGCGCGGTCTCCGAGCTCCGCCTGGTCAAGGATGCCTTCGAGGTCGAGCAGATGCGCCTGGCGGTGGCGGCGACCGCCCGCGGGTTCGACGACATCGTGGCCGAACTCCCCCGTGTGCTCGCCCATCCGCGCGGAGAGCGCGTGGTGGAGGGGGTCTTCCACCTGAGAGCACGCACCGACGGGAACGGGGAGGGCTACGACACGATCGCGGCGTCGGGTCCTCACGCCTGCTACCTGCACTGGACCCGCAACGACGGAACGGTCGCCCCCGGCGACCTCATCCTCATCGACGCCGGGGTCGAGGTCGACAGCCTCTACACCGCCGACATCACCCGGACGATCCCGGTGAGCGGACGATTCACCGATGTCCAGCGGCGGGTGTACGAGACCGTCCGGGAAGCCGCCGACGCCGCGTTCGCCGCGGCACGCCCCGGGGTGACCTTCCGCTCCGTCCACGAAGCGGCGATGAGAGTGATCGCACAGCGGACGGCCGAGTGGGGCCTTCTCCCGGTGACCGCCGAGGAGGCTCTCGACGCCGATCGCGGCGGACAGCACCGCCGGTACATGGTGCACGGCACCAGCCATCACCTCGGGATCGACGTGCACGATTGCGCCCAGGCGCGCCGGGAGATGTACTACGACGGCATCCTCGAACCGGGAATGGTCTTCACGATCGAGCCGGGTCTGTACTTCCAGATCGACGACCTCACCGTTCCGGAGGAGTACCGAGGCATCGGCGTCCGCATCGAGGACGACGTCCTCATGACCGCGGACGGCCCCGAGAACCTGTCGGCCTCGATCCCGCGGACCGCGGACGAGGTCGAGGAGTGGATCGCCCGGCACGCCTCGACCGCTCCGACCGCCCTGTGA
- a CDS encoding DUF1003 domain-containing protein, whose protein sequence is MARGNRGAVSLDAPRGRSGVLSRTPQPSRDRFGRFTEWIARNMGTPVFLLGLTLFCVSWIAWNTLMPIWLRFDSAEFGFTALTLVLSLQASYAAPLILLAQNRQDDRDRVQIEQDRQRAERNLADTEYLAREIVALRMTLRDFSDEVVTKDTLRSELRALLEDLDQRRDAPGEPP, encoded by the coding sequence ATGGCGCGCGGCAATCGCGGCGCCGTGTCGCTGGACGCCCCGCGGGGACGGTCCGGGGTTCTCAGCCGCACCCCGCAGCCCTCACGCGACCGATTCGGGCGATTCACCGAGTGGATCGCACGCAACATGGGCACGCCGGTGTTCCTGCTCGGCCTGACGCTCTTCTGCGTCAGCTGGATCGCCTGGAACACGCTCATGCCGATCTGGCTGCGGTTCGATTCCGCGGAGTTCGGGTTCACCGCCCTGACCCTCGTCCTCTCGCTGCAGGCGTCGTACGCCGCGCCTCTCATCCTGCTCGCGCAGAACCGTCAGGACGACCGCGACCGGGTGCAGATCGAGCAGGACCGTCAGCGCGCTGAGCGGAACCTCGCCGACACCGAGTACCTCGCCCGTGAGATCGTCGCCCTGCGGATGACGCTGCGCGATTTCTCCGACGAGGTGGTCACGAAGGACACCCTCCGCAGCGAGCTGCGAGCGCTGCTGGAGGACCTGGACCAGCGACGCGACGCCCCCGGCGAGCCGCCGTGA
- a CDS encoding CBS domain-containing protein, with the protein MSTQRVFVARLAGCSVFDPTGDRLGKVRDVVVIYRKDDPPRVIGLVVEIPGRRNVFLSINRVTSIATGQVITTGLINVRKFQQRGGEVRVMSELLGRKVYFRDGSGHAVIEDVAIERNRLGEWDVGQLFLRKPKTSASPFAKGPTTFSSWADVREDHTSGEAQSAEQLVATYSELKPADLANTLLDLPDDRLLEVAEELSDERLADALEEMPEDEQVHILEQLGDERAAHILDNMEPDDAADLLGQLPEERLEELLELMEPEEAEDVRELLKYLPDSAGGLMTSEPIVLSADATVAEALALIRRHELHPALAAAVFVTLPPYETPTGRLLGTVHFQRMLRYPPHERLGTIIDDTLDPVPVTASAAEVARMLASYNLVSLPVVDRAHRLVGAVSVDDVLDYLLPEDWRSHDGDDGARPPLTAAPAARPTGRR; encoded by the coding sequence GTGAGCACGCAGAGGGTTTTCGTCGCGCGCCTGGCGGGGTGCTCCGTCTTCGACCCCACCGGCGATCGCCTGGGCAAGGTCCGCGATGTCGTAGTGATCTATCGGAAGGACGATCCGCCCCGCGTCATCGGACTCGTGGTCGAGATCCCGGGCCGGCGGAACGTCTTCCTCTCGATCAACCGGGTCACCTCCATCGCCACCGGGCAGGTCATCACGACCGGTCTGATCAATGTGCGGAAGTTCCAGCAGCGCGGCGGCGAGGTGCGCGTGATGTCGGAGCTGCTGGGCCGCAAGGTCTACTTCCGCGACGGTTCGGGTCACGCGGTGATCGAGGATGTGGCGATCGAGCGCAACCGGCTCGGCGAATGGGACGTCGGCCAGCTGTTCCTCCGCAAGCCCAAGACCAGCGCCTCGCCGTTCGCCAAGGGGCCGACCACCTTCTCGTCGTGGGCCGACGTCCGCGAGGATCACACCTCCGGCGAGGCGCAGTCCGCGGAGCAGCTCGTCGCGACCTACTCCGAGCTCAAACCCGCCGACCTCGCCAACACCCTTCTCGACCTTCCCGACGACCGACTGCTCGAGGTCGCCGAGGAGCTCTCCGACGAGCGCCTCGCCGACGCGCTGGAGGAGATGCCCGAGGACGAGCAGGTCCACATCCTCGAGCAGCTCGGCGATGAGCGCGCCGCGCACATCCTCGACAACATGGAACCCGACGACGCCGCCGATCTCCTGGGGCAGCTTCCCGAGGAGCGTCTGGAGGAGCTCCTCGAGCTGATGGAACCCGAAGAGGCCGAGGACGTCCGCGAACTGCTGAAGTACCTGCCCGACTCCGCGGGCGGACTCATGACCAGCGAGCCGATCGTGCTCTCCGCCGACGCGACCGTCGCCGAGGCCCTCGCCCTCATCCGGCGTCACGAGCTGCATCCGGCCCTCGCCGCGGCGGTCTTCGTCACCCTGCCGCCCTATGAGACGCCGACGGGCCGCCTGCTCGGAACCGTGCATTTTCAACGGATGCTGCGCTATCCGCCCCACGAACGACTCGGCACCATCATCGACGACACCCTCGATCCCGTCCCGGTGACCGCATCGGCCGCCGAGGTCGCACGCATGCTGGCCAGCTACAACCTCGTCTCGCTGCCGGTCGTGGATCGGGCGCACCGGCTCGTCGGCGCCGTCAGCGTCGACGACGTGTTGGACTACCTCCTCCCCGAGGACTGGCGCTCGCACGACGGCGACGACGGCGCCCGACCTCCGCTCACCGCCGCCCCGGCGGCGCGCCCGACGGGGCGGCGCTGA
- a CDS encoding gamma-glutamyltransferase, which produces MTFTPPAPFTTRPTLAGTFGMAASTHWIATASAQSVLERGGNAFDAAVAGAFVLHVVEPHLNGPGGDLVGVFATAEDPTPVVLMGQGPAPARASIAHYTAEGLDLVPGAGGLAAAVPGAVDAWLVLLRDHGTWELSEVLSYAIGYARDGHPLIAQAAATIARVADLFRDDWTSSADLWMPGGEPPRAGDVVRNPAYASVLEGLVHAAGPVRDEGGVGRAARIDAARREWREGFVADEAATFLRTPHRHSGGGMHSAVIDASDFAAFEAGYEPALTRDFRGVTIAKAGAWTQGPALVQTLALLEPLTDDLLDPSTERGAHTILEAQKLAFADREAWFGDASDAGAITGLFDEDYLAARRDLIGEEAATTFRPGRLSGAEPWTPPLRTAYDRTGGAGTGEPTVDRRGQTRGDTCHIDVADRWGNIISVTPSGGWLQSSPTIPALGFCLGTRLQMTWLEPGHPSSLEPGRRPRTTLTPTLTLRDGRPWFAMGSPGGDQQDQWQLLALLRMIVGGYRAQEAIDAPALHSTALPESFWPRTWTPAGAVVEDRLGDAVVGGLERRGHVVTRAGDWSLGRVSAVGREASEGSDATLLWAAANPRGMQGYAAGR; this is translated from the coding sequence GTGACCTTCACCCCTCCCGCCCCGTTCACCACCCGGCCGACGCTTGCGGGAACCTTCGGGATGGCGGCCTCCACGCACTGGATCGCCACCGCATCGGCACAGTCCGTTCTCGAGCGCGGCGGCAACGCGTTCGACGCGGCGGTGGCCGGCGCGTTCGTGCTGCACGTGGTCGAGCCGCACCTGAACGGACCCGGCGGTGATCTCGTCGGCGTCTTCGCCACCGCCGAAGATCCGACCCCCGTCGTGCTGATGGGTCAGGGTCCGGCGCCGGCGCGCGCCAGCATCGCCCACTACACCGCTGAGGGGCTCGATCTCGTGCCCGGGGCAGGAGGCCTGGCCGCCGCGGTCCCCGGAGCCGTCGACGCCTGGCTCGTCCTGCTGCGCGACCACGGCACATGGGAGCTGTCCGAGGTGCTGTCCTATGCGATCGGCTACGCGCGCGACGGACACCCGTTGATCGCCCAGGCGGCCGCCACGATCGCACGGGTCGCCGATCTCTTCCGTGACGATTGGACGAGTTCGGCCGACCTGTGGATGCCGGGGGGTGAACCCCCGCGCGCGGGCGACGTCGTGCGCAATCCGGCCTACGCGTCGGTGCTCGAAGGTCTCGTGCACGCCGCGGGCCCCGTGCGCGACGAGGGTGGGGTCGGTCGGGCGGCGCGTATCGACGCCGCGCGCCGCGAATGGCGCGAAGGGTTCGTCGCCGACGAGGCCGCGACCTTCCTGCGCACGCCCCACCGGCACTCCGGCGGGGGGATGCACTCCGCCGTCATCGACGCATCCGACTTCGCAGCCTTCGAGGCGGGATACGAACCGGCCCTCACCCGCGATTTCCGCGGTGTGACGATCGCCAAGGCAGGCGCGTGGACGCAGGGTCCGGCACTCGTGCAGACGCTGGCGCTCCTCGAACCCTTGACCGACGACCTGCTCGACCCCTCCACCGAGCGCGGCGCGCACACCATCTTGGAGGCCCAGAAGCTCGCCTTCGCCGACCGCGAAGCGTGGTTCGGAGACGCGTCCGACGCCGGCGCGATCACCGGTCTGTTCGACGAGGACTATCTCGCTGCGCGTCGGGATCTCATCGGTGAGGAGGCGGCCACGACCTTCCGACCCGGGCGTCTGAGCGGGGCCGAACCCTGGACACCGCCGCTGCGGACCGCCTACGACCGCACCGGCGGCGCAGGAACCGGTGAGCCGACTGTCGACCGTCGTGGGCAGACCCGGGGCGACACCTGCCACATCGACGTCGCCGACCGCTGGGGCAACATCATCTCGGTGACGCCCTCCGGCGGATGGCTGCAGTCCTCCCCCACGATCCCCGCGCTCGGCTTCTGCCTCGGCACGCGACTGCAGATGACCTGGCTCGAACCCGGCCACCCCTCCTCACTCGAGCCGGGTCGGCGCCCCCGGACCACTCTGACACCGACACTGACACTCCGCGACGGGCGACCCTGGTTCGCCATGGGCTCACCGGGCGGCGACCAGCAGGATCAGTGGCAGCTGCTCGCCCTGCTGCGCATGATCGTCGGCGGCTATCGCGCGCAGGAGGCCATCGACGCCCCCGCACTGCATTCCACCGCGCTGCCCGAATCGTTCTGGCCCCGCACGTGGACTCCCGCCGGAGCAGTGGTGGAGGATCGACTCGGCGACGCGGTGGTCGGCGGTCTCGAGCGGCGCGGTCACGTCGTCACCCGTGCCGGGGACTGGTCGCTCGGTCGTGTCTCGGCCGTCGGCCGCGAGGCGTCGGAAGGCTCGGACGCGACTCTGCTGTGGGCCGCCGCCAACCCCCGGGGCATGCAGGGTTACGCCGCCGGTCGCTGA
- a CDS encoding class I SAM-dependent methyltransferase — translation MGEHDANHRFADEATPEPDHIARARAHALELGAAPISAAVGAQCALIAASSRALNIVEIGTGGGVSGLWLLHGSPRATLTTIDNEPEHLGAARQAFAEARIPAARARFITGRASDVLPRMNEASYDIVLIDADPDGVLEYVEHGLRLARTGGTVLVPRVLRGGAVADPVRRDAVTTAYRSLIQETLASSAVIGALSIVGESLLQLTTVGSDA, via the coding sequence ATGGGCGAACACGACGCGAACCACCGTTTCGCCGACGAAGCGACTCCCGAACCCGACCACATCGCCCGCGCGAGAGCCCATGCCCTCGAGCTCGGCGCCGCGCCGATCAGCGCCGCTGTGGGCGCGCAGTGCGCGCTCATCGCCGCGTCGTCCCGCGCTCTGAACATCGTCGAGATCGGTACCGGGGGCGGAGTCTCGGGCCTGTGGCTCCTCCACGGATCGCCGCGGGCGACCCTCACGACGATCGACAACGAGCCCGAGCACCTGGGTGCGGCCCGCCAGGCCTTCGCCGAGGCGCGCATCCCCGCGGCCCGCGCACGCTTCATCACCGGTCGAGCCTCCGACGTGCTCCCCCGCATGAACGAGGCGTCCTACGACATCGTCCTCATCGACGCCGATCCCGACGGCGTCCTGGAATACGTCGAACACGGGCTGCGCCTGGCCCGCACCGGCGGCACGGTACTGGTGCCCCGGGTCCTTCGCGGCGGCGCCGTCGCCGATCCGGTGCGCCGCGACGCCGTGACCACCGCCTACCGATCGCTCATTCAGGAGACGTTGGCCTCCTCCGCCGTGATCGGCGCGCTCTCCATCGTCGGAGAGAGCCTCCTGCAGCTCACCACCGTCGGCTCGGACGCCTGA
- a CDS encoding Mrp/NBP35 family ATP-binding protein: MSDAALTSAVADAVGAVTDPELRRPLSELQMVKDVRTADGVAHVAIALTIVGCPASDRIESDVRRAAASVPGIHDVDVTLGVMTADERAALTERLRGGRARREMPFGPGSLTRVIAVTSGKGGVGKSTLTANLAVALAASGLSVGLVDADVHGFSIPGLLGLVSEDGSVPQPTRIDDLMIPPIAHGVKVVSIGMFLRRGPEDAPLGAVAWRGPMLHRTVQQFLTDVWFGDLDILLLDMPPGTGDIAISVGQLLPDAEVLVTTTPQSAAADVAVRSGLVARQTGQRVVGVVETMAPMTLPDGTTLDLFGSGGGEAVARALSTPDEQVDLLASIPLSPALRADGDAGTPIVLAHPDDPAARAMTDLAARLGRSPRGLSGRAVPLRTR, translated from the coding sequence GTGAGCGACGCCGCGTTGACCTCGGCCGTCGCCGACGCCGTCGGCGCGGTGACCGACCCCGAACTCCGGCGTCCGCTCTCCGAGCTGCAGATGGTCAAGGACGTCCGCACCGCCGACGGGGTCGCCCACGTCGCCATCGCGCTGACGATCGTCGGCTGCCCCGCGTCCGATCGCATCGAATCCGACGTGCGCCGCGCCGCGGCATCCGTCCCCGGCATCCACGACGTCGACGTCACCCTCGGCGTGATGACCGCCGATGAGCGGGCAGCGCTCACCGAGCGCCTGCGCGGAGGCCGCGCGCGTCGCGAGATGCCCTTCGGACCCGGCTCCCTCACCCGGGTCATCGCGGTCACGAGCGGCAAGGGGGGCGTCGGAAAGTCGACGCTCACCGCCAACCTCGCCGTCGCCCTTGCGGCATCCGGCCTGTCGGTCGGTCTCGTCGACGCCGACGTCCACGGCTTCTCGATCCCCGGACTGCTGGGCTTGGTCTCCGAGGACGGATCCGTCCCGCAGCCCACCCGGATCGACGACCTCATGATCCCCCCGATCGCGCACGGCGTGAAGGTCGTCTCGATCGGGATGTTCCTGCGTCGCGGTCCCGAGGACGCCCCGCTCGGCGCGGTCGCGTGGCGCGGGCCGATGCTCCATCGCACGGTGCAGCAATTCCTCACCGACGTGTGGTTCGGCGACCTCGACATCCTGCTGCTGGACATGCCGCCCGGCACGGGTGACATCGCCATCTCGGTCGGCCAGCTCCTCCCCGACGCCGAGGTCCTGGTGACCACCACCCCGCAGTCGGCAGCAGCCGATGTCGCCGTGCGCAGCGGACTGGTCGCCCGGCAGACCGGTCAGCGAGTCGTGGGCGTGGTCGAGACCATGGCGCCGATGACGCTCCCCGACGGAACAACCCTCGACCTCTTCGGGTCCGGAGGGGGGGAAGCGGTCGCCCGCGCCCTGTCGACACCTGACGAGCAGGTCGATCTTCTCGCTTCGATCCCGCTGAGTCCTGCTCTGCGCGCAGACGGTGACGCCGGAACGCCGATCGTCCTGGCACACCCGGACGACCCGGCCGCGCGAGCGATGACCGACCTCGCCGCGCGGCTGGGACGCTCGCCGCGGGGGTTGTCGGGCCGCGCAGTCCCCCTGCGCACCCGCTGA
- a CDS encoding DUF3117 domain-containing protein — protein MAAMKPRTGDGPMEAVKEGRLIIVRVPLEGGGRLVVSVNDAEAKELYDVLGEVVGA, from the coding sequence ATGGCAGCCATGAAGCCGCGAACCGGGGATGGGCCGATGGAGGCCGTGAAGGAAGGACGCCTCATCATCGTGCGTGTCCCGCTGGAAGGCGGTGGCCGTCTGGTGGTCTCCGTCAACGACGCGGAAGCGAAGGAGCTCTACGACGTCCTCGGCGAGGTCGTCGGCGCCTGA
- a CDS encoding alpha/beta family hydrolase, translating to MTLTRAERIGVELPRGTVDVTAIVTLPEAPWGGVALAHGAGAGPEHPFLIGVADALARQGLGVVRFAFPYREAGRRMPGPVAHATATWSAVMAALSGWCPEVPLFAVGKSYGGRMASLAAAAGMIHPAALVYLGYPLHPPGEPEKERAGHLPDISPPQLFLSGTRDPFVHPADAWERVVAGCREATLTWIPGGDHSFEIAGHRRPAQAIGGELGDLIATWLRQRSDQRPAA from the coding sequence ATGACGCTGACGCGCGCCGAACGCATCGGGGTCGAGCTTCCGCGCGGCACCGTCGACGTGACGGCCATCGTAACGCTCCCCGAGGCGCCCTGGGGTGGCGTGGCACTGGCTCACGGCGCGGGAGCGGGGCCCGAGCATCCCTTCCTCATCGGCGTCGCCGACGCGCTGGCGCGTCAGGGCCTCGGCGTGGTGCGCTTCGCCTTCCCCTACCGCGAAGCCGGGCGTCGCATGCCGGGTCCGGTCGCGCACGCGACGGCGACCTGGTCCGCGGTGATGGCGGCTCTCTCGGGCTGGTGCCCGGAGGTGCCCCTCTTCGCCGTGGGGAAGTCGTACGGCGGTCGGATGGCGTCGCTGGCTGCCGCGGCGGGCATGATCCACCCCGCCGCCCTGGTCTACCTCGGCTACCCCCTCCACCCGCCCGGTGAGCCGGAGAAGGAGCGTGCCGGCCACCTTCCCGACATCTCACCGCCTCAGCTGTTCCTGTCGGGCACCCGCGACCCCTTCGTCCACCCCGCCGATGCGTGGGAGCGCGTGGTCGCCGGATGCCGCGAGGCGACCCTGACCTGGATTCCCGGGGGGGATCACTCCTTCGAGATCGCCGGGCATCGGCGTCCCGCGCAGGCGATCGGCGGCGAGCTCGGAGACCTGATCGCGACGTGGCTGAGACAGCGGTCGGATCAGCGACCGGCGGCGTAA
- the dapE gene encoding succinyl-diaminopimelate desuccinylase, whose amino-acid sequence MPAIDLSASSVDLTRTICDIPSVSGEETPLADAIFAAITDLPHLEIYRDGDTIVARTNLGRAQRVVIAGHIDTVPINANVPTRDVDVDGEAFLWGRGTVDMKAGVAVQLKLAAELTAPRVDLTWMWYDHEEVDADLNGLTRLARTRPDLFAGDFAILGEPSNGTVEGGCNGNLRAIVRTSGVRAHSARAWVGVNAIHAAAPALARLAEYRPRDVTVDGLVYREGLNAVRIHGGIAGNVIPDACEIEVNYRFAPSRSGEEAERHVRDVFAGFDVEVVDLAEGARPGLDAPLAQEFVDAVGGQPRPKYGWTDVARFSALGVPAVNYGPGDPHLAHHDEERVALAQIEDVERGLRAWLAD is encoded by the coding sequence GTGCCCGCGATCGATCTGTCCGCGTCATCCGTGGATCTCACCCGGACCATCTGCGACATCCCCAGCGTCTCCGGTGAGGAGACTCCGCTGGCCGATGCGATCTTCGCGGCGATCACAGACCTCCCTCACCTGGAGATCTACCGCGACGGCGACACCATCGTGGCGCGGACGAATCTCGGAAGGGCTCAGCGGGTCGTGATCGCCGGGCACATCGACACCGTGCCGATCAATGCCAACGTGCCCACCCGCGACGTCGACGTCGACGGTGAGGCCTTCCTGTGGGGCCGCGGGACGGTCGACATGAAGGCGGGCGTCGCGGTGCAGCTCAAGCTCGCCGCCGAATTGACCGCGCCCCGCGTGGACCTCACGTGGATGTGGTACGACCATGAGGAGGTCGATGCCGATCTCAACGGCCTGACCCGCCTCGCTCGGACGCGCCCCGATCTGTTCGCCGGCGACTTCGCCATCCTCGGCGAACCGTCCAACGGAACCGTCGAGGGTGGCTGCAACGGCAATCTCCGCGCCATCGTGCGCACCTCGGGCGTGCGGGCCCACAGCGCGCGGGCCTGGGTGGGGGTCAACGCCATCCACGCCGCGGCGCCCGCACTGGCGCGGCTCGCCGAGTACCGTCCGCGCGATGTCACCGTCGACGGGCTGGTCTATCGCGAGGGGTTGAACGCCGTCCGCATCCACGGCGGCATCGCCGGCAATGTCATCCCCGACGCCTGCGAGATCGAGGTGAACTACCGCTTCGCCCCCAGCCGCAGCGGTGAGGAGGCCGAGAGACACGTCCGCGACGTCTTCGCGGGATTCGATGTCGAGGTCGTCGATCTGGCCGAGGGGGCCCGACCGGGGCTGGACGCACCGCTCGCGCAGGAGTTCGTCGACGCTGTCGGCGGCCAGCCCCGCCCCAAGTACGGCTGGACCGACGTCGCGCGCTTCTCGGCCCTCGGAGTGCCCGCGGTCAACTACGGGCCCGGTGATCCGCACCTTGCGCACCACGACGAGGAGCGGGTTGCGCTCGCGCAGATCGAGGACGTCGAGCGCGGGCTCCGGGCGTGGCTGGCGGACTGA